In Candidatus Binatus sp., the sequence CCGCCACCCCGGAATTCATGCTTCTCGACTAGAGTTGGCTGTCCACTGAGTTCAGCGCGCTCTTGATGTTCGTACCCAAGAGCTCGTAGCCGGCGAACACCACGACTGCGACTGCGGCGAGGAT encodes:
- a CDS encoding Flp family type IVb pilin, which gives rise to MDMITRMFVKVREYQRGQTMAEYALILAAVAVVVFAGYELLGTNIKSALNSVDSQL